CGCATCAATGAGATCGCGGAATCGTCCGGGGTCAGCCAGGGCGCGGTGCGCGAGGCGCTGTCGCGGCTGGGCGCCGAAGGCTTGGTCGTTGCCGAGTCACAAAAAGGTTATCGAGTCGCCCCGCTTTCCGCGGAAGACCTGGGCGATCTGACGGAAGCTCGCGTCGAGATCGAGCGGATCGTCCTTTCTCGGTCAATCGCCCGGGGCGACCTTGAGTGGGAGACGAACCTGGTCGCCGCGTGGCACCGGCTCTCCAAGATCTCGGAACGACCGCCCGAAGACCCGCACGTTATAGAGCAATGGGCTGCTGCTCACGCCGGATTTCACCAGGCCCTGGTGGGCGCCTGCGGCTCGAACAAGCTCCTGCAGATCCGCTCCCAGCTCTACCAGCAATCCGAGCGTTATCGGCGCTATTCCGGTGTCGTAGGCCGCGGGCGCGATGTATCCGCCGAGCACCGGAGAATCTTCGAGGCGACGATCGCGCGTGACGCCGCCGCAGCCACCAAGGCGATCACCGAGCACCTACGCCTGACGACGGAGATCATCGTCAGCTCCTCCCTCCTGGTAACTGTAAAACAGTTGGAGATGGCTACACCCATTCTCAGCCAGGTTGAGCCTTTGGGAGGTAACCACAACGGTCTAACCAACCCTTAGAATTTTGGGCGCTGATGGCGCGCAAGCCGGCGCCGATGTCCGTTCCACGGCTTCGCGCGTGCGCGCCTGGAACTGACGCAAATAGCCCTTTACACGAAACTCTTATTCCAGAGCTCTTCAACCGGATCACGACGGACGAGCGCTCTGTGGAGTTTCTGACCCTGCCGGGCTACGAACGGCTTGACTAACAACCTTCTAACGGGGCGAGTTGCTCTCCAGCAAAACCTAACCAACCAACAAAAGATAGAGAAAACGATGAGCATAATAGTTAACGAAACGAGAACCGCGCAGGCGCCGCCTGCACCGATTTCTACAACCCAGAACCGCCGGGCCGAGCCCGGGACGCGGTGGCAGGGGGTGACCCGCCCCTACACCAAAGAGGAGATCCTGCGGCTGCAAGGCACCGTCACGATCGAACACACCCTGGCCCGCCTGGGTGCCGAGCGGCTCTGGCAGCTGCTGCAGGAAGAAGCGTATGTGCCCGCGCTGGGGGCGCTGACGGGCAATCAGGCCGTCCAGCAAGTCAAGGCCGGCCTCAAAGCCATTTACCTCAGCGGCTGGCAGGTGGCTGCCGACGCCAACCTGGCCTGCCAGATGTACCCCGACCAGAGTCTCTATCCGGCTAACAGCGTGCCGGCGGTGGTCAAGCGCATCAACCAGGCGCTGCTGCGGGCCGACCAGATCCACCACCTGGAGGGCAGGGACCACG
The DNA window shown above is from Verrucomicrobiota bacterium and carries:
- a CDS encoding FCD domain-containing protein encodes the protein MSAKTQSDRVFDRLRDDILACQLLPDSKLRINEIAESSGVSQGAVREALSRLGAEGLVVAESQKGYRVAPLSAEDLGDLTEARVEIERIVLSRSIARGDLEWETNLVAAWHRLSKISERPPEDPHVIEQWAAAHAGFHQALVGACGSNKLLQIRSQLYQQSERYRRYSGVVGRGRDVSAEHRRIFEATIARDAAAATKAITEHLRLTTEIIVSSSLLVTVKQLEMATPILSQVEPLGGNHNGLTNP